A single window of Gemmatimonadales bacterium DNA harbors:
- a CDS encoding phosphatidylserine decarboxylase family protein yields MRVAREGWPFILIAAAILVLLAAAGWYAAALIWLPIVIWVIAFFRDPVRDRIRGDDLILAPADGRIVSIISIDEPIYLGGPATRVAIFMNVFNVHVNRYPATGSVEFRSYTEGAFLNAAVEKASTANEQSTIGLRVRQGKLLIRQIAGLVARRIVTDHEAGHHAMQGERLGLIRFGSRVDLFLPPDATLRVKAGDITKAGETVIATWST; encoded by the coding sequence ATGAGAGTTGCGCGGGAGGGCTGGCCGTTCATCCTGATTGCCGCCGCAATCCTGGTCCTGCTTGCCGCCGCCGGGTGGTACGCAGCGGCGCTGATCTGGCTGCCGATCGTCATCTGGGTGATTGCCTTCTTCCGCGACCCGGTCCGCGACCGGATTCGGGGAGACGACCTGATTCTGGCTCCTGCCGACGGCAGAATCGTCAGCATCATCTCGATCGACGAGCCGATTTACCTGGGCGGACCGGCCACCCGCGTGGCCATCTTCATGAACGTGTTCAACGTCCACGTCAACCGTTATCCCGCGACTGGCTCGGTCGAGTTCCGCAGTTACACCGAGGGAGCGTTTCTCAACGCGGCGGTGGAAAAGGCCAGCACCGCCAATGAGCAATCGACCATCGGGTTGCGGGTCCGACAGGGCAAACTGCTGATCCGCCAGATTGCCGGTCTCGTGGCACGCCGGATCGTGACCGACCACGAGGCGGGCCATCACGCCATGCAAGGTGAGCGACTCGGCCTGATCCGCTTCGGGTCGCGGGTCGATCTCTTCCTCCCGCCTGACGCCACGCTCCGCGTCAAGGCAGGCGACATCACCAAGGCGGGCGAGACGGTGATTGCCACATGGTCGACATGA
- a CDS encoding phosphoribosylaminoimidazolesuccinocarboxamide synthase: MTALAASSLPLPLLRRGKVREVYEVDADRLLMVASDRISAFDIVMHETIPQKGAVLTQLSAFWFEKLAPLGPTHFLTADADEIVREIPALAGERGQLFGRAMLVRRTQPVLFECVIRGYLSGSAWKEYAATGTLAGVPLPPGLRESDPFPSPVFSPATKAASGHDINVTPEDVAQSLGTEFTAQLEARSQATYRAGRDHAATRGIIIADTKFEFGLSPDGTLRLIDEVLTPDSSRFWPQDRYAPGRSQPSFDKQPLRDYLQDLQRAGRWNMEAPPPPLPPEVVDATSRRYLEAYQLLTGVALAEDHS; the protein is encoded by the coding sequence ATGACCGCACTGGCAGCCAGCTCGCTGCCCTTGCCCCTGCTTCGTCGCGGCAAGGTTCGCGAGGTGTACGAAGTCGATGCGGACCGTCTGCTGATGGTGGCCAGCGACCGGATCAGCGCGTTCGACATCGTCATGCACGAGACCATTCCGCAGAAGGGCGCCGTCCTGACGCAGCTTTCGGCCTTCTGGTTCGAGAAGCTGGCGCCGCTCGGCCCGACCCACTTTCTGACGGCCGATGCTGATGAGATCGTCCGGGAGATTCCCGCGCTGGCCGGCGAGCGAGGCCAGTTGTTCGGCCGGGCCATGCTGGTCCGACGCACTCAGCCGGTGTTGTTCGAATGCGTCATTCGCGGCTACCTCTCCGGCTCCGCCTGGAAGGAGTACGCAGCAACCGGTACACTGGCCGGCGTGCCCCTGCCACCGGGGCTTCGCGAAAGCGACCCTTTCCCTTCACCGGTGTTTTCGCCGGCAACCAAAGCTGCCTCAGGGCACGATATCAACGTCACTCCTGAGGACGTGGCACAGTCGCTCGGCACCGAGTTTACCGCGCAGCTCGAGGCCCGAAGCCAGGCCACCTATCGCGCTGGTCGTGACCATGCGGCTACTCGTGGCATCATCATCGCCGACACCAAGTTCGAGTTCGGCCTGAGCCCGGACGGGACCCTTCGCCTGATTGATGAAGTGCTCACACCGGATTCGTCGCGCTTCTGGCCCCAGGACCGGTATGCTCCCGGTCGCTCGCAGCCGAGCTTCGACAAACAGCCGCTGCGCGACTACCTGCAGGACCTTCAGCGCGCCGGACGCTGGAACATGGAGGCGCCACCTCCCCCGCTGCCGCCCGAGGTCGTTGACGCGACCAGTCGTCGCTATCTCGAGGCCTACCAGTTGCTGACCGGTGTTGCGCTCGCTGAGGACCATTCATGA
- a CDS encoding adenylosuccinate lyase, with product MTEPRYNSPLGTRYASPAMQLLWSERYKIGLWRRIWLALAEAERDLGLAIPDEALDQIRAHLDDCDLAQAAQFERRFRHDVMAHVHALGEQAPAARPFIHLGATSAFVTDNADMMVMRDGLRLLLGRLVALGRALAGFAERYAALPCLAYTHFQPAQLTTVGKRASLWAQDVALDIEEMLHRLEVLRTRGCKGTTGTQASFLELFHGDHDKVRELDRAVTRRLGFAASFPVTGQTYSRKADAQILDLLSGITQSASKMAADLRLLQHEGELLEPFESEQIGSSAMAYKRNPMRAERINALARFVISLTGNTAHTAATQWLERTLDDSANRRLTLPEAFLATDSVLILATNIAAGLEVREGVIARHVADQMPFMATERWMMVGVRAGGDRQVLHEVIRQASHAVAKQVSEGGRNDLLERLAVAPEFASVPVAQLRAELDPARYVGRAPQQTAEFLEEFFLPLLDRAAAVAAEAPAPEVTV from the coding sequence ATGACCGAGCCCCGTTACAACTCACCGCTGGGCACCCGATACGCGTCGCCCGCGATGCAGCTGCTGTGGAGCGAGCGCTACAAGATCGGGCTCTGGCGCCGGATCTGGCTTGCCCTGGCCGAAGCCGAGCGGGATCTGGGCCTTGCGATTCCCGACGAGGCGCTCGATCAGATCCGGGCGCACCTCGATGATTGCGACCTGGCCCAGGCCGCCCAGTTCGAGCGGCGGTTCCGCCACGATGTCATGGCCCATGTGCATGCGCTCGGTGAGCAGGCCCCCGCCGCGCGGCCGTTCATTCACCTCGGCGCCACCAGCGCGTTCGTGACCGATAACGCCGACATGATGGTGATGCGGGACGGGCTCCGCCTCCTGCTGGGTCGCCTGGTGGCGCTGGGACGCGCCCTGGCCGGTTTTGCGGAGCGCTACGCCGCGCTTCCCTGCCTGGCCTATACCCACTTCCAGCCTGCGCAGCTGACCACCGTCGGCAAGCGAGCGAGCTTGTGGGCCCAGGATGTGGCGCTGGATATCGAGGAGATGCTGCATCGGCTCGAGGTGCTGCGAACCCGCGGGTGCAAGGGCACCACCGGTACACAGGCCTCCTTCCTCGAACTCTTTCACGGCGACCACGACAAGGTGCGGGAGCTCGACCGAGCGGTGACCCGCCGGCTGGGCTTTGCGGCCTCGTTTCCCGTCACCGGCCAGACCTACAGTCGGAAGGCTGATGCCCAGATTCTCGATCTGCTGAGCGGCATCACCCAGTCGGCGTCGAAGATGGCGGCGGACCTCCGCCTGCTGCAGCACGAAGGCGAGCTGCTCGAGCCGTTCGAATCGGAGCAGATCGGCTCGAGTGCGATGGCGTACAAGCGAAATCCGATGCGCGCCGAGCGGATCAATGCCTTGGCGCGCTTCGTCATCTCGCTGACCGGCAACACCGCCCATACGGCAGCCACGCAATGGCTGGAGCGGACACTCGACGACAGCGCCAACCGCCGACTCACGCTGCCGGAGGCCTTCCTGGCCACCGACTCGGTGCTGATTCTGGCCACCAACATTGCGGCGGGCCTCGAAGTTCGCGAAGGCGTCATCGCACGCCACGTCGCCGATCAGATGCCGTTCATGGCCACCGAGCGGTGGATGATGGTCGGGGTCCGAGCCGGCGGCGATCGTCAGGTGCTGCACGAGGTGATTCGGCAGGCAAGCCACGCGGTCGCCAAGCAAGTCAGCGAGGGCGGGCGGAACGATCTGCTCGAACGCCTGGCCGTGGCGCCGGAGTTTGCCTCGGTGCCGGTGGCCCAGCTTCGCGCCGAACTCGATCCGGCCCGATACGTCGGACGCGCGCCCCAGCAGACCGCGGAGTTCCTCGAGGAATTCTTCCTTCCGCTCCTGGACCGGGCCGCAGCCGTCGCCGCCGAGGCGCCCGCTCCGGAGGTGACGGTATGA
- a CDS encoding trypsin-like peptidase domain-containing protein: MVRASLRFLIASLLLAGAFVACSDRQRDPAPLGDQASAQRAATHSSAIDTSRRTAIVDAVTRVAPSVVSISVLSRRRVAAGESADFFSFFVPQTRERTVQGYGTGFVAKANGIIVTNQHVVEGADSITVSLPDGTDLPAKLLGEDPTTDIAVLKVEQTLPAVQIGRSTDLMIGEWVVALGNPYTYLLGNAEPTVTAGVVSALGRNVLPNNTLSGLYLDMIQTDAAINQGNSGGPLTNSLGEVVGVNSFILSTTAGSTGIGFAIPIERVVRVAEEIIRNGAVRRAWTGLTVGDASTMRDWKRSGGVQVVDVTADGPAAKAGIERGAILVEANGRQLRNYLDWEAVKLDLHVGDTVSLRVKRGTTGTVETRRIVTGDLPSVTAAKVSVIRGLELITVTPSVMAERRLRRDRGALIYRITPEVSRATGLLEGDVLIAINRTEVRTAAQVAGMLESMGSSTLFRIFFERAGAYSYVDLSFR, encoded by the coding sequence ATGGTTCGCGCCTCCCTTCGTTTCCTGATTGCGTCACTGCTGCTCGCAGGCGCCTTCGTGGCGTGCTCCGACCGGCAACGCGACCCCGCCCCGCTCGGTGACCAGGCCAGTGCCCAGCGAGCGGCCACGCATTCATCGGCCATCGACACCAGCCGCCGAACCGCCATTGTCGACGCGGTGACCCGGGTCGCCCCCTCGGTCGTCTCGATCAGCGTGCTCTCGCGGCGCCGGGTCGCCGCCGGCGAATCTGCCGACTTCTTTTCGTTCTTCGTGCCCCAGACGAGGGAACGGACCGTACAGGGCTACGGCACCGGCTTCGTCGCCAAGGCGAACGGAATCATCGTTACCAACCAGCATGTAGTCGAGGGCGCCGACTCGATCACGGTGTCGCTGCCGGACGGTACCGATCTGCCAGCCAAGCTCCTCGGCGAAGATCCCACCACGGACATCGCCGTTCTCAAGGTCGAGCAAACCCTCCCCGCCGTGCAGATCGGCCGCAGTACGGATCTGATGATCGGCGAGTGGGTGGTGGCGCTGGGGAATCCATACACCTACTTGCTCGGCAACGCTGAGCCGACGGTTACCGCTGGCGTGGTAAGCGCCCTCGGCCGAAACGTGCTACCCAACAACACGCTGTCCGGGCTGTATCTCGACATGATTCAAACCGATGCGGCGATCAACCAGGGCAACTCGGGCGGTCCACTGACCAACTCGCTCGGCGAGGTGGTGGGGGTCAATTCCTTCATCCTTTCGACCACGGCCGGTTCCACCGGAATCGGGTTTGCCATCCCGATCGAGCGCGTGGTTCGGGTGGCCGAGGAAATCATTCGCAACGGGGCCGTCCGGCGGGCCTGGACGGGGCTGACCGTTGGCGACGCCTCCACCATGCGCGACTGGAAGCGGTCGGGCGGAGTCCAGGTGGTGGACGTGACCGCAGACGGGCCGGCGGCCAAGGCGGGCATCGAACGCGGAGCCATCCTGGTGGAAGCCAACGGTCGCCAGCTCCGCAACTACCTCGACTGGGAAGCGGTCAAGCTGGACCTGCATGTCGGCGACACCGTGTCATTGCGTGTCAAGCGCGGCACCACCGGCACGGTCGAGACTCGCAGGATCGTCACCGGCGACCTGCCCAGTGTCACCGCCGCCAAGGTCAGCGTGATCCGCGGCCTCGAGCTGATCACGGTCACGCCGAGTGTCATGGCCGAACGGCGCCTTCGCCGCGACCGGGGGGCGCTGATCTATCGGATCACCCCGGAAGTAAGCCGGGCCACCGGTCTACTCGAGGGTGACGTGCTGATCGCCATCAACCGCACCGAAGTCCGCACTGCAGCGCAGGTGGCTGGCATGCTCGAATCGATGGGCTCGAGCACGTTGTTCCGGATCTTTTTCGAACGGGCCGGCGCCTACTCATACGTGGATCTTTCGTTCCGATGA
- the truA gene encoding tRNA pseudouridine(38-40) synthase TruA yields MPRTFLATLQFDGTDFVGWQRQREGRAVQTELEAVLERLAGQPVRVHAAGRTDAGVHALGMAISFALPDRWTPTALERAMNALVPRDCMVTAVREAREGFHARRSATERRYRYQIGTDRLARSPFRRPFEWALGAPLDLAHLRTCAGRLLGEHDFAAFSVLRSHPPHTRCEIRQAEWIERPDGTGVTFAIAANRFLHHMVRMLVGTSVDIALGRRPLDDLDRLLARAADVRTSPPAPAEGLYFVTAVYPEEWFAPPFVS; encoded by the coding sequence ATGCCGCGAACGTTTCTCGCGACGCTCCAATTCGACGGTACCGACTTTGTCGGCTGGCAACGTCAGCGAGAAGGACGCGCGGTACAGACCGAGCTGGAGGCGGTTCTCGAGCGGCTCGCGGGCCAACCGGTGCGCGTGCACGCGGCAGGCCGAACCGACGCCGGGGTCCACGCTTTGGGAATGGCGATCAGCTTCGCTCTCCCGGATCGCTGGACCCCGACTGCGTTAGAGCGAGCGATGAACGCTCTGGTGCCGCGTGACTGCATGGTGACCGCCGTCCGGGAAGCCCGCGAGGGGTTCCACGCTCGGCGCTCGGCTACCGAACGGCGGTATCGGTATCAGATTGGCACCGACCGCCTGGCCAGGTCGCCGTTTCGGCGGCCCTTCGAGTGGGCCTTGGGGGCGCCGCTCGACCTGGCGCACTTGCGGACCTGTGCGGGTCGGTTGCTGGGCGAACACGATTTCGCCGCCTTTTCGGTGCTGCGGTCGCATCCGCCCCACACGCGGTGCGAGATCCGCCAGGCCGAATGGATCGAGCGACCTGACGGAACCGGGGTGACGTTTGCCATCGCCGCCAACCGCTTTCTGCACCACATGGTGCGCATGCTGGTCGGCACGTCGGTGGACATTGCCCTCGGTCGCCGACCGCTCGACGATCTCGACCGGCTGCTGGCTCGGGCCGCCGACGTCCGGACCAGTCCGCCGGCGCCGGCCGAGGGTCTCTACTTCGTAACCGCGGTGTATCCAGAGGAATGGTTCGCGCCTCCCTTCGTTTCCTGA
- the lexA gene encoding transcriptional repressor LexA, translating to MALTRRQREILTYLEGHIRQHGYAPSFEEIAEQFAFQSLATVHEHLTNLERKGYIRRTYNESRSIEVLPPKGAAGATEIPLLGLVAAGLPIEAAVHGEMVSVPDQMLSRRGPNYALRVRGNSMIDDHVIDGDLVVVHGRQTAENGEMVIALVNGAEATVKRYYREGGGWVRLQPANAAMQPIRVPEGDVMVQGVVVGVIRKY from the coding sequence ATGGCGCTGACACGACGCCAACGGGAAATCCTGACCTACCTCGAGGGGCACATTCGCCAGCACGGCTATGCGCCGAGTTTCGAGGAAATCGCCGAGCAGTTTGCCTTTCAGTCGCTGGCCACGGTGCACGAGCACCTGACCAATCTGGAGCGGAAAGGCTACATCCGGCGCACCTACAACGAGAGCCGATCGATCGAGGTCCTCCCTCCCAAAGGGGCGGCCGGAGCGACGGAAATCCCCCTGCTCGGTCTGGTAGCCGCCGGCCTTCCGATCGAAGCCGCCGTGCATGGGGAAATGGTGTCGGTCCCCGATCAGATGCTGAGCCGGCGCGGGCCGAATTATGCGCTCCGGGTCCGCGGCAACTCGATGATCGACGATCACGTCATCGACGGCGACCTCGTCGTGGTCCACGGCCGACAAACCGCCGAGAACGGCGAGATGGTTATCGCGCTCGTCAACGGCGCCGAGGCCACGGTCAAGCGATACTATCGAGAGGGGGGCGGCTGGGTTCGGCTCCAGCCGGCCAACGCCGCGATGCAGCCTATCAGGGTCCCCGAAGGCGACGTCATGGTTCAAGGCGTGGTGGTTGGGGTCATTCGGAAGTACTGA
- a CDS encoding HEAT repeat domain-containing protein, with product MPAQRFFGAIDDALPLGGRLTDAVRSAGDLDLPLPPQQVEELIRTVVKAVRAFQMYLPNNPIYQRSIDALRAAFNPIWANVSVLTLKVVETDLVWEDQVVYHQPVRTESFAWSLYKDGLRLLVLRPGVEDEELAVFLQTIVRARLLAPDAGDDLLTLLWEHDYTLLDYRFAEIVTETLTVLDPQAIEMGVGPDPYQQTQTQQRVRDELGSIGPGFVDLDEFDSTLYFLDEVEINALKRQVDEEYERDIRTSALSALLDIFELQPSTAVREEVISVLESVFPNLLNRGEFRVVAWLLRELRLIGHRVAAIDPAVRGKLDSFENRLSEPGLLAQMLQAVDEAVGSVQDEDMTELLKELRVPALEPLLVHLQGVRNERTRKILEQAADRIVRGHVDAFLEALRRRDFPALTGAIGIVRRIELQQAIGPLGDLVGHQDPSVRLAAVETLGQLGTPGALSLLERGVDDADRAVRLAAVAIVSSRGYKGALRRLEAVVQGKGPHELERAEKRQFFEAFAVVAGPKGLPMLADVLEPKGMFKRKESPDTRTCAAYAIARIKTAEARDVLERVANDKELSVRNAVARALREWDE from the coding sequence GTGCCGGCTCAGCGATTCTTCGGTGCAATCGATGACGCATTGCCTTTGGGGGGCCGCCTGACGGATGCTGTTCGCTCCGCGGGAGATCTCGATCTTCCGCTCCCGCCACAGCAGGTCGAGGAACTGATCCGGACCGTCGTCAAGGCGGTGCGGGCGTTCCAGATGTATCTCCCCAACAATCCGATCTATCAGCGTTCAATCGACGCGCTGCGTGCGGCATTCAACCCGATCTGGGCCAACGTGTCCGTCCTGACGCTCAAAGTCGTCGAGACCGACTTGGTTTGGGAAGATCAGGTTGTCTACCATCAGCCGGTTCGGACCGAGAGCTTTGCCTGGAGCCTGTACAAGGACGGCCTCCGATTGCTGGTGCTCCGACCCGGCGTCGAGGATGAAGAGCTCGCCGTGTTTCTCCAGACCATCGTTCGGGCCCGCCTGCTGGCGCCCGATGCAGGAGACGACCTGCTCACTCTCCTCTGGGAGCACGACTACACGCTTCTCGACTACCGCTTCGCGGAGATCGTAACGGAAACGCTGACAGTGCTCGATCCGCAGGCCATCGAGATGGGCGTTGGTCCGGATCCGTACCAGCAGACCCAGACACAACAGCGCGTGCGCGACGAGCTGGGGTCGATCGGTCCCGGGTTTGTTGATCTCGATGAGTTCGACTCGACGCTGTACTTCCTCGACGAGGTCGAGATCAACGCGCTCAAACGCCAGGTCGACGAGGAGTACGAGCGCGACATCCGGACCTCGGCCCTCTCGGCGTTGCTCGACATTTTCGAGCTGCAGCCCAGTACCGCCGTTCGTGAGGAGGTCATCTCGGTCCTCGAGTCGGTGTTTCCCAACCTGCTCAACCGGGGCGAGTTCCGGGTCGTGGCGTGGCTGTTGCGAGAGTTGCGGCTGATCGGGCATCGGGTAGCCGCGATCGACCCCGCCGTGCGCGGTAAGCTCGACTCCTTCGAGAACCGCCTCAGCGAGCCGGGTTTGCTTGCCCAAATGTTGCAGGCGGTCGATGAAGCGGTCGGTTCCGTCCAGGATGAGGACATGACCGAGCTGCTGAAGGAGTTGCGGGTGCCTGCGCTGGAACCGCTGCTGGTGCACCTCCAAGGGGTGCGCAACGAGCGGACGCGCAAGATTCTGGAACAAGCCGCCGATCGGATCGTTCGGGGACACGTCGATGCCTTTCTCGAGGCTTTGCGCCGTCGCGACTTTCCCGCCCTGACCGGGGCCATCGGGATCGTTCGGCGGATCGAGCTCCAGCAGGCGATCGGTCCGCTGGGCGATCTGGTGGGGCATCAGGATCCGTCAGTGCGACTGGCCGCGGTGGAAACGCTCGGTCAGCTGGGCACACCCGGCGCCCTCTCGCTGCTCGAGCGTGGCGTGGATGATGCCGACCGGGCCGTCCGGCTGGCCGCGGTTGCCATCGTGTCGAGTCGCGGCTACAAGGGCGCCCTCCGGCGCCTCGAAGCGGTGGTGCAGGGCAAGGGGCCGCACGAACTGGAACGCGCGGAAAAGCGCCAGTTCTTCGAAGCCTTTGCGGTGGTTGCCGGGCCAAAGGGATTGCCGATGCTGGCTGATGTTCTCGAACCCAAGGGCATGTTCAAGCGCAAAGAGTCGCCGGATACGCGAACCTGCGCGGCATACGCGATTGCCCGGATCAAGACGGCCGAGGCGCGGGATGTGCTCGAGCGGGTCGCGAATGACAAGGAACTGTCGGTCCGGAACGCGGTGGCCCGGGCGCTGCGGGAGTGGGACGAGTGA
- a CDS encoding HD domain-containing protein, whose amino-acid sequence MTGDENRARPGGRDPGDEGFIRSSGRGLLLALHSALRSLKLYPVENATVQKSLDELQAQSSAFVAAEQEVELRLSGDFMFLNGVRLRLELDNFAAFSGVVSILRAFDVGVLRVHAGIERREWLAFLSIMLNLAAQPAEDRYLLLLERMTGAGLPNLELEPSAEASEEIGGEQEAKEVAKRTYAQGVAVTKEVVNSIRMGRTSSLKKVKRAVQMIVDQVLNNETSIIGLTTLRDYDEYTFMHSVNVCIFAVALGRKIGFSKLQLYDLGMTALLHDIGKARVPIEITNKTTGLEEFEWREMQAHPWRGAMTLFSLRGYDEIPYRPILVAYEHHMKVDLSGYPRVVRPRALGLFSRIVAVADGFDAATTRRSYQTTPIEPDQVLKEMWNNPRRGYDPMIVKALINLIGVYPIGTCVILDTFEVGIVASTVTDRDQLNRPEVRIAIDANGGVVPPPGLAVDLQETDAAGNFVRSIVKVTSPDRYGLVPGDFFV is encoded by the coding sequence GTGACCGGCGACGAGAACAGGGCCCGACCGGGCGGGCGGGACCCGGGCGACGAGGGTTTCATCCGTTCCTCCGGCCGCGGTCTGCTGCTCGCCCTCCACTCGGCGCTGCGGTCGCTCAAGCTGTACCCGGTCGAGAACGCGACCGTGCAGAAGTCGCTCGACGAGTTGCAGGCGCAGTCGTCCGCCTTCGTCGCGGCGGAGCAGGAAGTTGAGCTGCGGCTCTCCGGGGATTTCATGTTCCTCAACGGCGTCCGACTGCGGCTCGAACTCGACAATTTCGCCGCCTTCAGTGGTGTCGTTTCGATCCTGCGGGCGTTCGACGTTGGTGTGCTGCGGGTGCATGCCGGCATCGAGCGACGGGAGTGGCTCGCCTTCCTCAGTATCATGCTGAACCTCGCTGCGCAGCCCGCGGAGGATCGCTACCTCCTGCTGCTGGAGCGTATGACGGGCGCGGGCCTGCCGAACCTGGAGCTCGAACCCAGCGCCGAGGCGTCAGAAGAGATCGGGGGGGAGCAGGAGGCCAAGGAGGTTGCGAAGCGTACCTACGCGCAAGGCGTCGCCGTCACGAAGGAAGTCGTCAACTCGATTCGGATGGGGCGGACCTCGAGTCTCAAGAAGGTCAAGCGCGCGGTCCAGATGATCGTTGACCAGGTACTCAACAATGAGACGTCGATTATCGGCCTGACCACGCTTCGCGACTATGACGAGTACACCTTCATGCATTCGGTCAACGTCTGCATTTTTGCCGTGGCGCTGGGCCGGAAGATCGGGTTCAGCAAGCTGCAGCTCTATGATCTGGGCATGACCGCGCTGCTCCACGACATCGGCAAAGCCCGCGTGCCGATCGAGATCACCAACAAGACGACTGGGTTGGAGGAGTTCGAGTGGCGGGAGATGCAGGCGCATCCCTGGCGTGGGGCGATGACGCTGTTCAGCCTCCGCGGATACGACGAGATTCCGTACCGGCCGATTCTGGTGGCGTACGAGCACCACATGAAGGTCGACCTCTCAGGGTATCCCCGTGTCGTCCGGCCCCGGGCGCTCGGCCTGTTCTCGCGAATCGTGGCGGTCGCTGACGGATTCGATGCCGCCACGACACGGCGCAGCTATCAGACGACCCCGATCGAGCCCGACCAGGTCCTGAAGGAGATGTGGAACAACCCGCGACGCGGCTACGATCCGATGATCGTCAAGGCGCTGATCAACCTGATCGGAGTCTACCCGATCGGGACCTGCGTCATCCTGGACACCTTCGAGGTCGGTATCGTAGCGTCGACCGTGACCGATCGTGATCAGTTGAATCGTCCGGAAGTGCGCATCGCGATCGACGCCAATGGCGGCGTCGTTCCGCCGCCGGGGCTCGCCGTCGATCTGCAGGAAACCGATGCAGCCGGCAATTTCGTTCGGTCGATCGTCAAGGTGACGAGCCCTGATCGATACGGGCTCGTGCCCGGCGACTTCTTCGTCTGA